A single window of Salvia splendens isolate huo1 chromosome 8, SspV2, whole genome shotgun sequence DNA harbors:
- the LOC121745298 gene encoding 3-ketoacyl-CoA synthase 12-like, translating into MNLAVTMFFYSLSLLSLLYLIWRFFDGRRHRNCYILDYECYKSTDDRRLSTKFSGEVIRRNKHLGLNEYKFLLKAIVSSGIGEETYAPKMVFDGREASPTLRDGLVEMDEFFDDSIDKLLTRTGIHPADIDVLVVNISMLATVPSLSSRIINRYKMREDVKVYNLTGMGCSASLVSVNIVQNVMKTRRNIHAMLVTSESLSLGWYTGNDRSMILANCLFRSGGCAMILTNKPSLKDKAMFRLRTLVRTHHGARDESYDCCVQKEDEKGFIGFHLGKNLPKAATRAFVDNLKVMAPKILPIRELARFTALLVARKVRQKWSKAGGGGARPLINFKTGVDHFCLHTGGKAVIDAIAQNLDLSEYDVEPARMTLHRFGNTSASSLWYVLAYMEAKKRLKKGDKVFMISFGAGFKCNSCLWEVMRDLDGRNVWSEFIDKYPLKDLANPFLEKFGWLHNEDPDTFYVPDDYQIPD; encoded by the coding sequence ATGAATCTTGCCGTCACAATGTTCTTCtactccctctctctcctctctctacTCTACCTGATATGGCGATTCTTCGACGGCAGGAGACACCGCAACTGCTACATCCTCGACTACGAGTGCTACAAGTCGACCGACGACCGCCGTCTGAGCACGAAATTCTCCGGCGAGGTGATCCGCCGCAACAAACACCTCGGGCTGAACGAGTACAAGTTCCTCCTGAAGGCCATCGTGAGCTCCGGCATCGGCGAGGAGACGTACGCCCCGAAGATGGTGTTCGATGGGCGCGAGGCCTCCCCGACCCTCCGCGACGGCCTGGTCGAGATGGACGAGTTCTTCGACGACAGCATCGACAAGCTCCTCACCCGCACCGGCATCCACCCCGCCGACATCGACGTCCTCGTCGTCAACATCTCCATGCTCGCCACCGTCCCCTCCCTCTCCTCCCGCATCATCAATAGATACAAGATGCGGGAGGATGTCAAGGTCTACAACCTCACCGGCATGGGCTGCAGCGCCAGCTTAGTCTCTGTCAACATCGTCCAGAATGTTATGAAAACGCGGAGGAACATTCACGCCATGCTTGTGACTTCCGAGTCGCTCAGCCTCGGCTGGTACACAGGCAACGACCGTTCCATGATCCTCGCCAACTGCCTCTTCCGATCAGGCGGCTGCGCGATGATCCTCACTAATAAACCCTCGCTAAAGGATAAGGCCATGTTCAGGCTGAGGACGCTGGTGAGGACGCACCACGGAGCCAGAGATGAATCGTATGACTGCTGCGTTCAGAAGGAAGACGAGAAAGGGTTTATAGGGTTTCATTTGGGGAAAAATCTGCCAAAAGCGGCGACGCGCGCTTTTGTTGACAATCTGAAGGTGATGGCGCCGAAAATCCTCCCGATCCGCGAGCTGGCCAGGTTCACGGCGCTGCTGGTGGCGCGGAAGGTGCGGCAGAAGTGGAGCAAGGCGGGAGGCGGAGGGGCGAGGCCGCTCATCAACTTCAAAACGGGGGTGGATCACTTCTGCCTGCACACAGGGGGGAAGGCGGTGATCGATGCGATCGCGCAGAATCTGGATCTGAGCGAGTACGACGTGGAGCCGGCGCGGATGACGCTGCATAGGTTCGGGAACACGTCCGCGAGCAGCTTGTGGTACGTGCTGGCGTATATGGAGGCCAAGAAGCGGCTCAAGAAGGGGGATAAGGTGTTTATGATCAGTTTCGGGGCGGGTTTCAAGTGCAACAGCTGTTTGTGGGAAGTGATGAGGGATTTGGATGGGAGGAACGTGTGGAGTGAGTTTATTGATAAGTATCCGTTGAAGGATCTGGCCAATCCTTTCTTGGAGAAGTTTGGATGGCTGCATAATGAGGATCCCGATACCTTCTACGTCCCCGATGATTACCAAATACCCGATTAA